In Rickettsiella endosymbiont of Aleochara curtula, one genomic interval encodes:
- a CDS encoding glycosyltransferase family 2 protein translates to MLALSVIVIVKDVAIDIQRCLESVKWADEIIILDSGSQDNTLEICRQYTQNVFLTDWPGFGMQKNRALDKAQGKWVLSIDADEYLSDSLIEEIKQIISNNKDQNDAYAIKRISFFCGKKIRHGDWSRDSIVRLFRRLPHIRFTPASIHENLNGYLHLGELNQVIFHNTMKTISQVLLKLEHYSSLTAQMAYQQHKKSNIFKAILHATWCFIRGYLIRLGFLDGREGFILAISNALGVFYRYVKLIYLYHRKNHVS, encoded by the coding sequence ATGCTAGCGTTAAGTGTAATTGTGATAGTAAAAGATGTGGCGATAGATATCCAACGTTGTTTGGAGTCTGTAAAATGGGCGGATGAGATTATTATTTTGGACTCAGGTAGCCAAGATAATACTTTAGAAATTTGTCGGCAATATACGCAGAATGTTTTTTTAACCGACTGGCCAGGATTTGGCATGCAAAAAAATCGAGCTTTAGATAAAGCCCAAGGTAAATGGGTGTTATCCATAGATGCAGATGAATATTTAAGTGATAGTTTAATTGAAGAAATAAAACAGATTATTTCTAATAATAAAGATCAAAATGATGCTTATGCCATTAAAAGAATTTCTTTTTTTTGCGGGAAAAAAATTCGCCATGGAGATTGGAGTAGGGATAGCATTGTAAGATTATTTCGTCGTTTACCGCATATACGTTTTACACCTGCAAGTATTCATGAAAATCTAAATGGATATTTACATTTAGGGGAATTAAATCAGGTTATTTTTCACAATACGATGAAAACTATTAGCCAAGTGTTACTGAAACTAGAACATTATTCAAGCTTAACTGCGCAAATGGCCTATCAACAACACAAAAAATCCAATATCTTCAAAGCTATTCTACATGCGACTTGGTGTTTTATTCGCGGTTATTTAATACGTTTAGGTTTTTTGGATGGTCGCGAAGGTTTTATATTGGCAATCTCGAATGCTTTAGGTGTTTTTTATCGTTATGTAAAATTAATCTATCTTTATCATAGGAAAAACCATGTCAGTTGA
- a CDS encoding glycosyltransferase family 9 protein, with protein sequence MRKSPPGRLLIICIRRIGDVLLVTPLIRTFKRHWPEAKIDLLVFKGTESLLSANPDIHNIISVAEHPDFFQHCQLIKKIFRAYDMAVSTLTGDKATLYAYCAANYRIGMLGTDKSRWWKRLLLTEAVEFDNISTHTVLMNLRLAEILQLKLCPDIVIAWQEKDSEKVMQLVDMNKKLAILHLRPKFSYKEWVKEGWIGIANWLLQVGYTIVLTGDKNESEEKMADELLDRLPEGAINRVGHFSLNQLGFLLSRAKIYIGPDTVVTHMAAALGIPTMALFGPSNPVKWGPWPKAWTLSNPFVRVGSQHRNNVYLMQGSGACVPCFQEGCDQHIRSRSQCLEKLTAEQVINKVRLLINQQDIPSV encoded by the coding sequence ATGCGCAAATCACCGCCAGGAAGGCTTTTAATTATTTGCATTCGTCGTATTGGCGATGTTTTGCTCGTTACCCCCTTAATTCGAACCTTTAAACGTCATTGGCCAGAAGCTAAGATTGATTTGTTAGTTTTTAAAGGGACCGAGTCACTACTCAGTGCAAATCCTGATATTCATAATATTATTAGTGTTGCCGAACATCCGGATTTTTTTCAACATTGCCAATTAATAAAAAAGATTTTTCGTGCGTATGATATGGCGGTATCGACCTTAACTGGAGATAAAGCGACGCTCTATGCTTATTGTGCCGCCAATTATCGCATCGGTATGTTAGGTACAGATAAGAGTCGCTGGTGGAAACGTCTATTACTCACCGAAGCCGTAGAATTTGATAATATTTCTACGCATACCGTATTAATGAATTTACGATTGGCAGAAATTTTACAGTTAAAACTTTGTCCGGACATTGTAATTGCTTGGCAGGAAAAAGATTCCGAGAAAGTAATGCAACTCGTTGATATGAATAAAAAATTAGCTATTTTGCATCTGCGTCCTAAATTTTCTTATAAAGAATGGGTTAAAGAAGGTTGGATAGGTATAGCGAATTGGTTATTACAAGTCGGGTATACCATTGTTTTAACCGGAGATAAAAACGAATCAGAAGAAAAAATGGCGGATGAGTTGCTGGATAGACTGCCCGAAGGGGCTATTAATAGGGTGGGTCATTTTAGCTTGAATCAACTCGGTTTCTTATTGAGTAGGGCTAAAATTTATATTGGTCCGGACACTGTGGTAACACATATGGCGGCTGCGTTAGGCATTCCAACCATGGCATTATTTGGTCCGAGCAATCCAGTAAAATGGGGGCCCTGGCCAAAAGCATGGACACTAAGCAATCCATTTGTTCGTGTCGGATCGCAACATAGAAACAACGTTTACTTAATGCAAGGTTCTGGAGCTTGTGTTCCTTGTTTCCAAGAAGGTTGTGATCAACATATTCGAAGCCGTAGCCAATGTTTGGAAAAATTAACCGCCGAACAAGTGATTAATAAAGTCAGATTATTAATTAATCAACAGGATATTCCCTCTGTATAA
- a CDS encoding N-acetylmuramoyl-L-alanine amidase — MHIIKDPAGPADYDRRIHSIVLHYTVSDEDDARETLKHGGVSAHFLIPKTAKSDGTDVWQCVDTTDRAWHAGVSVWQNRTGLNDTSIGIEIINYAYGLVQDSGEVLFTYQIESQLKEFILQTLQEKDKNLYQLLTEEKLLTAFLSDMRRGLVPPRDRIAYEKKVSPELIAKYQKFTKEWREKNDPFQPIKQEDLYQLEQQGKLKWDEFTEHQHLMLVDLLKKLLEELQIRDGDTIRYQIDPTAIIGHSDIAPGRKQDPGPKFPWKYLADHGIGAWPDEKQVSAIEKEIQLDQAINYKWIQDNLRLYGYKIESTGQLDTQTKDVIRVFQMHFEPENYSGEPTGKTISILEALIKKYYPNHQSDYPRCFSSFAKKKSNFFPSPKSDTKSATNNRMTAFNCCVIS; from the coding sequence ATGCATATAATAAAAGATCCCGCAGGTCCTGCCGATTATGATCGACGCATTCATTCTATTGTATTGCATTATACAGTTTCTGACGAAGACGATGCTCGCGAAACGCTTAAACATGGCGGCGTGAGTGCGCATTTTTTAATCCCAAAAACGGCTAAGTCCGATGGCACTGATGTATGGCAATGTGTCGATACTACCGATCGCGCCTGGCATGCCGGTGTGAGTGTTTGGCAGAATCGTACTGGTCTTAATGATACGTCGATAGGGATAGAAATAATTAACTATGCTTATGGTTTAGTACAGGATTCAGGAGAAGTATTATTTACTTATCAAATTGAAAGTCAACTTAAAGAATTTATTTTACAGACTTTACAAGAAAAAGATAAAAATTTATACCAGCTTTTAACTGAAGAAAAATTATTAACTGCCTTTTTATCCGACATGAGGCGTGGTTTGGTGCCGCCGCGTGACCGTATTGCATATGAAAAAAAGGTATCTCCAGAATTAATAGCTAAGTATCAGAAATTTACTAAAGAATGGCGTGAAAAAAATGATCCGTTTCAACCTATCAAACAAGAAGACCTTTACCAATTAGAACAACAGGGTAAGCTTAAATGGGATGAATTTACTGAGCATCAACATCTTATGCTGGTTGACTTACTAAAAAAATTACTTGAAGAGTTACAAATTAGGGATGGTGATACTATACGTTATCAAATAGATCCCACCGCTATCATCGGGCATTCAGATATTGCTCCTGGTCGTAAGCAAGATCCTGGCCCTAAATTCCCCTGGAAATATTTAGCCGATCATGGCATAGGCGCGTGGCCAGATGAAAAGCAGGTATCAGCTATTGAGAAAGAAATTCAGCTTGATCAAGCCATTAATTATAAATGGATACAGGATAATCTAAGGCTTTATGGATACAAAATAGAATCTACAGGTCAATTAGACACACAAACAAAAGACGTCATCAGAGTTTTTCAAATGCATTTTGAGCCTGAAAACTATTCAGGAGAGCCTACTGGAAAAACCATAAGCATTTTGGAAGCGTTAATTAAAAAATATTACCCAAATCATCAATCGGATTATCCGCGCTGTTTTAGCTCATTTGCTAAAAAAAAAAGTAACTTCTTCCCCAGTCCCAAAAGTGATACAAAGTCGGCAACAAATAATCGCATGACTGCGTTTAATTGTTGTGTAATTAGTTAA
- the mreD gene encoding rod shape-determining protein MreD: MKPLYFSTLLLVAISFFAAILLNIIPLPPALALFFPLWLPLVLIYWVMVLPEHIHFTLAWILGLFIDVLYGSYLGEHSLALCVVAYLAYRFHLQFRMFPLPQQILFILVMLTIYQMLLICIQAWLGFPVDFRWTWVSLLVSALVWPLMGNVLKINPLDMRH; the protein is encoded by the coding sequence ATGAAACCACTTTATTTTTCTACCTTATTGCTCGTTGCAATTAGTTTTTTTGCGGCGATCCTACTGAATATTATTCCTTTACCCCCTGCTTTGGCCTTATTTTTTCCTTTATGGCTACCCTTAGTGTTAATTTATTGGGTCATGGTATTGCCCGAGCATATTCATTTTACTTTAGCTTGGATACTCGGATTATTTATTGATGTGTTATATGGCAGTTATTTGGGAGAACATAGTTTGGCTTTATGCGTAGTTGCTTATTTGGCTTACCGTTTTCATTTGCAATTTCGCATGTTTCCGTTGCCGCAACAAATATTATTTATTTTGGTCATGTTAACTATCTATCAGATGCTACTTATTTGCATACAAGCTTGGTTGGGATTCCCCGTTGATTTTCGCTGGACTTGGGTTTCATTATTAGTCAGTGCTTTAGTTTGGCCGTTAATGGGCAATGTCCTAAAAATAAACCCTTTAGATATGCGCCACTAG
- the mreC gene encoding rod shape-determining protein MreC, which yields MKLLFNRGKTSLGLRLVFFVILSLLLILLDYHHYLPSLRRVLNNVVAPLQYMVDAPIQLFQNISSNFVTRQKIQSENTALRTQQVLLLAKLQRFSALESENRQLNQLLAATEHLKQQHFSLARLLLVNADPLLNEVIVDKGQSNGVKVGQPVLDANGVMGQVINVDFLSSRVLLLTDFRSAIPVQDVRSDARGILVGRGRLAKLLLKDIPGTVDIKVNDLLVTSGLGGRYPAGYPVGVVSVVNTNVATQFASIQVDPSAQLNRNRPVLLISSVNSPKSEVNSKVKTHSRPVKN from the coding sequence ATTAAACTATTATTTAACCGTGGAAAAACCTCATTAGGGTTAAGGCTAGTTTTTTTCGTTATTTTATCGCTATTACTTATTCTGTTGGATTATCATCATTATTTACCGTCGCTACGACGTGTACTAAATAACGTCGTAGCACCTTTGCAGTATATGGTCGATGCTCCGATACAGTTATTTCAAAATATAAGTAGCAATTTTGTCACACGACAAAAAATACAATCTGAAAATACGGCTTTGCGTACCCAGCAAGTATTATTACTAGCGAAGTTACAACGCTTTTCTGCTTTAGAAAGTGAAAATAGGCAATTAAATCAACTTTTAGCGGCGACTGAACATCTAAAACAACAACATTTTAGTTTAGCGCGCTTGTTATTGGTTAATGCCGATCCGTTGTTGAATGAAGTAATAGTCGATAAAGGGCAATCGAATGGCGTTAAAGTAGGACAACCCGTACTAGATGCAAATGGTGTAATGGGTCAAGTTATCAACGTTGATTTTTTAAGTAGCCGTGTGCTTTTACTCACTGATTTTCGTAGTGCGATTCCCGTTCAAGATGTGCGGAGTGATGCGCGTGGAATTTTAGTGGGACGAGGACGACTCGCAAAACTTTTATTAAAGGATATACCTGGAACAGTGGATATTAAGGTCAATGATCTATTAGTAACATCTGGTTTAGGCGGACGTTATCCGGCGGGTTATCCTGTGGGCGTTGTTAGTGTGGTTAATACCAATGTGGCTACACAGTTTGCCAGTATACAAGTTGATCCGAGTGCACAATTAAATAGAAATCGGCCGGTATTATTAATTTCCTCTGTCAATTCGCCTAAGTCTGAAGTTAATTCGAAAGTTAAAACCCACTCACGCCCGGTTAAAAATTAG
- a CDS encoding rod shape-determining protein, whose product MLSKFRGLFSKDISIDLGTANSLIYVRGEGIVLNEPSVVAIRLEEGNQRRVLAVGWEAKRMLGRTPGNISAIRPLKDGVIADFYVTEKMLQHFISKVHQNRFLRPAPRILVCVPCGSTQVERRAIRESALGAGAREVYLIEEPMAAAIGAGMPVDEARGSLVVDIGGGTTEVAVISLGGVVYSQSVRIGGDRFDEAIVNYVRRSYGSLIGEPTAERIKHEIGTAFSLSEVREIEVRGRNISEGVPRAFVLNSNEILEALQEPLSNIIGAIRTGLEQTPPELAADISERGMVLTGGGALLRNLDRLITEETGMPVVVAEDPLTCVARGGGRALEIIDEMGGDFLVKD is encoded by the coding sequence ATGCTAAGCAAATTCCGCGGTTTATTTTCTAAAGACATTTCGATAGATTTAGGCACGGCAAATTCATTAATTTATGTTCGTGGCGAAGGAATTGTTCTCAATGAACCGTCCGTAGTCGCTATTCGGTTAGAGGAGGGCAATCAACGCCGTGTGCTCGCAGTGGGCTGGGAAGCGAAGCGCATGTTAGGGCGTACGCCGGGCAACATTAGTGCGATACGTCCGTTAAAAGATGGTGTGATTGCTGATTTTTATGTGACTGAAAAAATGTTGCAACATTTTATTAGTAAAGTACATCAAAATCGTTTTTTACGTCCCGCTCCCCGAATTTTGGTTTGCGTACCTTGTGGATCCACACAGGTTGAACGTAGAGCGATACGTGAATCGGCTTTAGGTGCCGGTGCCAGGGAAGTATATTTAATTGAAGAGCCTATGGCAGCGGCTATTGGTGCAGGCATGCCTGTCGATGAAGCGCGAGGATCATTAGTGGTGGATATTGGTGGTGGAACCACTGAAGTTGCTGTCATTTCTTTAGGTGGCGTGGTTTATTCTCAATCCGTGCGGATAGGCGGTGACCGTTTCGACGAAGCTATCGTCAATTATGTTCGACGCAGCTATGGAAGTTTAATTGGTGAACCGACCGCAGAGCGGATTAAGCATGAAATTGGTACGGCTTTTTCTCTATCTGAAGTGCGTGAAATTGAAGTACGTGGACGTAATATTTCAGAAGGTGTTCCCAGAGCCTTTGTTTTGAATAGCAATGAAATTTTAGAGGCTTTACAAGAACCCTTATCCAATATTATTGGCGCTATTCGCACTGGCTTAGAACAAACGCCACCTGAATTAGCCGCGGATATTTCCGAAAGAGGGATGGTTTTAACCGGTGGTGGTGCGTTACTCAGGAATTTAGATCGGTTAATTACTGAAGAAACCGGTATGCCTGTCGTCGTCGCAGAAGATCCATTAACCTGCGTCGCGCGGGGTGGTGGACGAGCACTTGAAATTATCGATGAAATGGGTGGAGATTTTCTAGTCAAAGATTAG
- the gatC gene encoding Asp-tRNA(Asn)/Glu-tRNA(Gln) amidotransferase subunit GatC has protein sequence MSGNTDKNSSVKSSRTRFGVLLTMVITLEDVNKIADLARIQINLEEATQYLKSLQGIFNLATEMDAVDTSSVQPVAHPFGITQRLRADKITEIVHRKDFQQLTQHTEAGLYCVPLVLE, from the coding sequence TTGAGCGGCAACACAGACAAAAACTCAAGTGTGAAGAGTAGTCGTACTAGATTTGGAGTTTTGCTCACTATGGTCATTACGCTCGAAGACGTTAATAAGATTGCTGATCTCGCTAGAATACAAATCAATCTTGAAGAGGCCACTCAGTATTTGAAAAGCCTACAAGGCATCTTTAACCTGGCCACTGAGATGGATGCCGTAGATACAAGCTCCGTACAACCCGTCGCTCACCCATTTGGCATCACCCAACGCTTGCGTGCTGATAAAATCACAGAAATAGTGCATAGAAAAGACTTTCAGCAACTCACTCAGCATACTGAAGCAGGCCTTTATTGTGTCCCGCTGGTTTTAGAATAA
- the gatA gene encoding Asp-tRNA(Asn)/Glu-tRNA(Gln) amidotransferase subunit GatA, giving the protein MHNYTLTELSTALHAKKLSSTELTQHFLARIDKFDKTLNSFITVTPTLALEQAKQADLQHQNGSAGPLTGIPFAHKDIFCTAGIKTSCASKMLDNFIAPYDATLVSRLNQAGTVLLGKTNMDEFAMGSSNENSFYGAVKNPWDIARVPGGSSGGSSAAVAARLTPAATGTDTGGSIRQPAALCNLTGLKPTYGRVSRYGLIAFASSLDQAGPMTQTAEDAALLMNVMAGFDEKDSTSIDQPVPNYLSTLNDSLEGLKIGLPKEYFSEDLDPKVAATIQAAIKLYEKLGAKVSSVSLPNCHLVIPLYYIIASAECSSNLARYDGVRYGYRCNNPTDLKDLYERTRSEGFGNEVKRRLLMGTYVLSAGSYDAYYAKAQKIRALLIEEFKQAFNQVDILLGPTTPTTAFKLGEKINDPVSMYLSDIYTIAINLAGLPAISIPAGFVDGLPLGMQLIGRPFTEAKLLNAAHRYQQATDWHKKIPENFNL; this is encoded by the coding sequence ATGCATAATTATACGCTCACTGAGTTATCTACCGCGCTACATGCAAAAAAATTATCCAGTACAGAATTAACCCAACATTTTTTAGCGCGTATCGATAAATTTGATAAAACCTTAAATAGCTTCATTACTGTCACGCCCACTCTTGCGCTAGAGCAAGCCAAGCAAGCCGATTTACAACACCAAAATGGCAGCGCTGGACCCCTGACCGGTATTCCTTTCGCACATAAAGATATTTTTTGCACCGCTGGCATTAAGACGAGTTGTGCTTCTAAAATGTTAGATAATTTTATTGCTCCCTATGACGCCACACTGGTCAGTCGGCTTAATCAAGCCGGGACGGTATTATTGGGTAAAACTAACATGGATGAATTTGCCATGGGCTCATCCAATGAAAACAGTTTTTATGGTGCAGTAAAAAACCCCTGGGATATTGCACGCGTCCCCGGCGGATCTTCGGGTGGCTCTAGTGCCGCTGTAGCGGCCCGATTAACGCCTGCAGCAACCGGTACCGACACCGGAGGTTCCATAAGGCAACCCGCAGCATTGTGCAATCTTACTGGGCTTAAACCCACGTATGGTCGTGTTTCGCGTTATGGGCTGATTGCTTTTGCCTCTAGCTTAGATCAAGCCGGCCCGATGACACAAACCGCCGAAGATGCTGCGCTCTTAATGAATGTCATGGCAGGTTTTGATGAGAAAGATTCCACGAGTATCGACCAACCCGTTCCCAACTACCTCTCGACACTAAATGATTCACTCGAAGGGCTAAAAATTGGATTACCCAAAGAATATTTTTCCGAAGATCTTGATCCTAAAGTAGCAGCAACTATCCAAGCAGCTATTAAGCTTTATGAAAAATTAGGTGCAAAAGTGAGTAGCGTCAGTTTACCCAATTGTCATTTAGTTATTCCACTTTATTACATCATTGCATCAGCTGAATGCTCTTCTAATCTTGCTCGCTATGATGGCGTGCGTTATGGTTATCGTTGTAATAACCCTACTGATTTAAAAGATTTATACGAAAGAACTCGTAGCGAAGGATTTGGTAATGAAGTAAAACGTCGGCTATTAATGGGTACGTATGTTTTATCTGCTGGTTCTTATGATGCTTATTATGCTAAAGCACAAAAAATTCGCGCGCTACTAATCGAAGAATTTAAACAGGCATTTAACCAGGTTGATATCTTACTCGGGCCGACGACACCGACTACCGCATTCAAGCTAGGTGAAAAAATCAATGATCCGGTCAGTATGTATTTATCGGATATTTACACCATCGCTATTAATTTAGCAGGCCTACCGGCTATTTCAATTCCAGCAGGATTTGTTGATGGACTTCCCTTAGGCATGCAACTCATTGGGCGTCCTTTTACCGAAGCAAAATTATTGAATGCCGCGCATCGTTATCAACAAGCGACTGATTGGCATAAAAAAATACCGGAGAATTTCAATCTATGA
- the gatB gene encoding Asp-tRNA(Asn)/Glu-tRNA(Gln) amidotransferase subunit GatB, which yields MTSAIHKKSSKNSKVEPEKSAGAWESVIGLEVHVQLSTLSKLFSGAATAYGAEPNTQACAIDLALPGVLPVLNAEAVNMAIKFGLSIQADIPHYSIFARKNYFYPDLPKGYQISQHENPIVGRGHLTISLENGEQKTVNITRAHLEEDAGKSLHEGFENMSGIDLNRAGTPLLEIVSEPDLRSPKEAVIYLKTLHTLVRYLDISDGNLQEGSFRCDANVSVRRVNETQLGKRVEIKNLNSFRFIEKAIQYEIERQIAVLEGGGSITQETRLYDTDKQETRPMRSKEDARDYRYFTDPDLCPVVINADFIEKLYQSLPELPQKKLARFQSEYKLSVYDANLLTAARELADYFEAVVKAKASPKLAVNWIMGELAAALNKSNLNIIASPISAQRLAGLLQRIADNTISSNIAKDVFEALWTSQKTSDEIIQEKNLQQVTDQTAILTLIDEILIKYPEQLADYRAGKDKLFGFFVGQVMKASGGKINPQQLNTLLKEKLNQ from the coding sequence ATGACCTCGGCTATACACAAAAAATCATCAAAAAATAGCAAAGTCGAGCCTGAAAAATCTGCAGGTGCCTGGGAGTCTGTTATAGGGCTTGAAGTACATGTCCAATTATCAACACTATCGAAACTTTTTTCAGGTGCAGCTACCGCCTATGGTGCTGAACCGAATACACAAGCCTGTGCGATAGACTTAGCTTTACCCGGCGTACTACCGGTTTTAAATGCAGAAGCGGTCAATATGGCCATCAAATTCGGTTTAAGTATTCAAGCTGACATCCCGCATTATTCAATCTTTGCGCGTAAAAATTATTTTTATCCTGATCTACCCAAAGGCTATCAAATTAGTCAACATGAAAATCCTATCGTCGGGCGTGGACACTTAACAATAAGTTTAGAAAATGGCGAACAAAAAACTGTTAATATTACGCGCGCCCATTTAGAAGAAGATGCTGGAAAATCCTTGCATGAAGGATTCGAAAATATGAGTGGTATCGATCTGAATCGTGCTGGCACGCCTTTATTAGAAATTGTTTCAGAACCCGATTTAAGATCGCCAAAAGAAGCGGTTATCTATCTTAAAACCTTGCATACACTGGTTCGTTATTTGGATATCTCAGATGGCAATTTGCAAGAAGGTTCATTTCGCTGTGATGCCAATGTCTCGGTACGTAGAGTCAATGAAACACAATTAGGAAAACGCGTTGAAATTAAAAATTTAAACTCGTTTCGTTTTATAGAAAAAGCCATTCAATACGAAATTGAGCGCCAAATTGCAGTTTTAGAAGGCGGTGGCAGCATCACTCAAGAAACCCGTTTATATGATACCGATAAACAAGAAACTCGCCCGATGCGTAGCAAAGAAGATGCTAGAGATTATCGTTATTTCACTGATCCTGATTTATGTCCTGTCGTCATCAATGCGGACTTTATTGAAAAACTTTATCAAAGCTTGCCGGAACTACCACAAAAAAAATTGGCTCGCTTTCAATCAGAATATAAGCTGAGTGTTTATGATGCCAATTTACTGACCGCGGCACGCGAATTGGCAGACTACTTTGAAGCTGTCGTCAAAGCCAAAGCTTCGCCCAAATTAGCGGTTAATTGGATTATGGGAGAACTTGCTGCCGCGCTAAATAAATCTAACTTAAACATTATTGCATCACCTATTAGTGCCCAACGACTCGCGGGTCTGCTGCAACGAATTGCTGATAACACTATTTCTAGCAACATCGCTAAAGATGTGTTTGAAGCGTTGTGGACCAGCCAAAAAACCAGTGATGAAATCATTCAAGAAAAAAATCTACAACAAGTCACGGATCAAACCGCCATCTTGACACTTATTGATGAGATTTTAATAAAATATCCCGAACAATTAGCGGATTATAGGGCAGGGAAAGATAAACTATTTGGTTTTTTTGTCGGACAAGTCATGAAAGCCTCCGGTGGGAAAATAAATCCACAACAATTAAATACTTTATTAAAAGAAAAACTCAATCAGTAG
- the miaB gene encoding tRNA (N6-isopentenyl adenosine(37)-C2)-methylthiotransferase MiaB, protein MLLKKIYIETHGCQMNEYDSDSLYNLLSHSHGLISTKDPNEADVIVLNTCSIREKAQEKVFSELGQWRKIKALRSHLIIAVGGCVASQEGAGIIQRAPYVDIVFGPQTLHRLPDMINQVLEKKQSVVDISFPEIEKFDHLPAPRAEGPRAFVSIMEGCNKYCSFCVVPYTRGEEISRPLDDVLAEVVQLSEQGVREITLLGQNVNDYQGPRHEGGTADLADLIHYIAAIEDILRIRFTTSHPLAFSERLIQAYADVPKLADHLHLPVQSGSDRILAAMKRGYTVLEFKSKMRKLRKVRPDIAITSDFIIGFPGETEADFQATLNLVESIGFDNSFSFIYSRRPGTPAAELADDVTPAAKKQRLQILQNLLVFQGQALSKKMCGHVQHILVEGPSKKNKDELQGRTENNRVVNFKGHARLIGQLVPITITEVLRNSLRGELIVN, encoded by the coding sequence ATGTTATTAAAAAAAATTTATATTGAAACGCATGGCTGTCAAATGAATGAGTATGACTCGGACAGTCTGTATAATCTTTTATCCCATTCTCATGGTTTGATCTCAACCAAAGATCCTAACGAAGCCGATGTCATCGTCTTAAATACTTGTTCTATTCGAGAAAAAGCACAGGAAAAAGTATTTTCCGAGCTCGGACAATGGCGTAAAATTAAAGCCTTGCGATCCCACCTCATCATCGCGGTGGGCGGCTGCGTTGCGAGTCAAGAAGGTGCGGGCATTATTCAGCGCGCCCCTTATGTAGACATTGTCTTTGGGCCTCAGACTTTGCATCGACTCCCGGATATGATCAATCAAGTCTTAGAAAAAAAACAGTCTGTGGTTGATATCTCTTTTCCAGAAATCGAAAAATTTGATCACTTACCAGCGCCACGCGCCGAGGGTCCACGCGCATTTGTGTCTATCATGGAAGGATGTAACAAATATTGCAGTTTTTGTGTCGTTCCTTATACACGCGGCGAAGAAATTAGCCGTCCTTTAGATGACGTGCTCGCAGAGGTTGTACAGTTGTCTGAACAAGGTGTCCGCGAAATTACCTTATTAGGACAAAATGTTAACGATTATCAAGGCCCGCGCCATGAAGGTGGTACAGCCGACTTAGCGGACTTAATACACTATATCGCTGCAATAGAAGATATTTTGCGCATACGCTTTACCACTTCTCATCCCTTAGCTTTTTCAGAACGTTTAATTCAGGCCTATGCCGATGTGCCAAAATTGGCCGATCATTTGCATTTACCGGTGCAAAGTGGCTCCGATCGAATTTTAGCGGCGATGAAGCGTGGTTACACGGTACTAGAATTTAAATCTAAGATGCGTAAATTGCGTAAAGTTCGACCCGATATCGCCATTACTTCAGATTTTATTATCGGTTTCCCTGGCGAAACGGAAGCGGACTTTCAAGCTACACTTAATTTAGTAGAATCTATAGGCTTTGATAATTCATTTAGTTTTATTTACAGCCGCCGTCCCGGCACACCGGCAGCCGAGCTTGCTGATGATGTAACCCCCGCTGCAAAAAAACAACGTTTACAGATCCTGCAAAATCTCCTAGTATTTCAAGGACAGGCCTTAAGTAAAAAAATGTGTGGTCATGTTCAACACATATTGGTTGAAGGTCCTTCGAAGAAAAATAAAGATGAACTGCAAGGACGTACAGAAAATAACCGCGTGGTTAACTTCAAAGGTCATGCGCGTTTAATAGGACAATTAGTTCCTATTACGATTACTGAGGTATTAAGAAACTCTTTACGAGGAGAATTAATAGTCAATTGA